One window of the Betta splendens chromosome 21, fBetSpl5.4, whole genome shotgun sequence genome contains the following:
- the LOC114846848 gene encoding phospholipid-transporting ATPase IH-like isoform X4 — translation MDFNRLRSIITRYCVGEESWVDNRTVYIGHKEPPPGAEAYIPQRYPDNRIVSSKYTFWNFIPKNLFEQFRRIANFYFLVIFLVQLIIDTPTSPVTSGLPLFFVITVTAIKQGYEDWLRHKADCSINECPVDVVQRGKVVRTQSHKLRVGDIVVVREDETFPCDLILLSSCRHDGTCYVTTTSLDGESSHKTYYAVPDTMAFRTEQEVDSLHATIECEQPQPDLYKFVGRINIYRDKEEPVARPLGAENLLLRGATLKNTQHVYAVAVYTGMETKMALNYQSKSQKRSAVEKSMNAFLIVYLCILISKAVINTVLKYAWQWSPDRDEPWYNHRTENERQRHVVIRAFTDFLAFMVLFNYIIPVSMYVTVEMQKFLGSYFITWDEEMFDEELGEGAQVNTSDLNEELGQVEYVFTDKTGTLTENNMEFIECCVDGNVYIPHAICNGQILSAASSIDMIDSSPGGYRREHEDLFFRALCLCHTVQVKEEETVDGIKRGIHQGRPTSFYISSSPDEVALVEGMKRLGYTYLRLKDSYMEILNKDDEIERFELLHVLNFDSVRRRMSVIVRSSSGEYLLFCKGADSSIFPRVVSGKLEQVKARVEQNAVEGLRTLCVAYRRLSVSEYEEACHHLTEAKLALQDREQRLAHAYDIIERDFVLLGATAVEDRLQEKAADTIESLHKAGMKVWVLTGDKMETAAATCYASKLFRRSTQILELTKKRTEEQSLHDVLFELNRTVLRQRSISGLSVDCLDFGLIIDGATLSAVLKANQEGAGAGNYREIFLEICRNCSAVLCCRMAPLQKAQIVKLIKASKEHPITLAIGDGANDVSMILEAHVGIGIMGKEGRQAARNSDYAIPKFKHLKKMLLVHGHYYYIRIAELVQYFFYKNVCFIFPQFLYQFFCGFSQQPLYDTAYLTLYNISFTSLPILLYSLVEQHVTMETLKRAPSLYRDIAKNSLLRWPVFLYWTCLGVFDAVIFFFGAYFLFDNTTFTSNGQLMTTNTQMMFGNWTFGTLVFTVLVFTVTLKLALDTHHWTWINHFVIWGSLLFYVIFSLLWGGIIWPFLNYQRMYYVFMQMLSSGPAWLSIILLITVSLLPDVIKKVLCRAMCPTATERAQSTRPCLNVEPSTIFMLSQSSSRMSF, via the exons GGCTACGAGGACTGGCTCAGGCACAAAGCGGACTGCTCCATAAACGAGTGTCCCGTGGACGTGGTGCAGCGGGGGAAGGTGGTGAGGACGCAGAGTCACAAGCTGCGG GTGGGAGACATCGTCGTGGTGAGAGAGGACGAGACGTTCCCCTGTGACCTCATCCTGCTGTCTTCCTGCCGCCATGATGGGACCTGCTATgtcaccaccaccagcctggACGGAGAGTCCAGTCACAAG ACTTATTATGCTGTACCAGATACCATGGCCTTTAgaacagagcaggaggtggaTTCGCTACATGCAACTATTGAATGTGAACAACCGCAGCCTGACCTCTACAA ATTTGTGGGACGCATCAATATTTATAGGGACAAAGAGGAGCCTGTGGCTCG ACCGCTTGGAGCTGAGAACCTGCTGCTTAGAGGAGCCACCCTGAAGAACACACAACACGTTTATG CTGTTGCAGTCTACACTGGCATGGAGACCAAGATGGCACTAAATTACCAGTCCAAATCTCAAAAGCGCTCCGCCGTAGAAAA GTCGATGAATGCTTTCCTCATAGTGTATCTGTGCATCTTAATAAGCAAAGCAGTGATCAACACTGTTCTGAAGTACGCCTGGCAGTGGTCCCCCGACCGAGACGAGCCCTGGTACAACCACAGAACTGAGAACGAGAGACAGCGCCACGTG GTGATCCGAGCATTCACAGACTTCCTGGCTTTCATGGTCTTGTTTAATTACATCATCCCGGTGTCTATGTATGTGACGGTGGAGATGCAAAAATTCCTTGGCTCCTATTTCATCACCTGGGATGAGGAGATGTTTGACGAGGAGCTGGGAGAGGGAGCCCAGGTCAATACGTCGGATCTTAATGAAGAGCTGGGACAG GTGGAGTATGTGTTTACTGATAAGACCGGCACCCTGACTGAGAACAACATGGAGTTTATTGAATGCTGCGTCGATGGGAACGTCTACATCCCACATGCCATCTGCAACGGCCAGATCCTCAGCGCCGCTTCCAGTATAGACATGATTGACTCCTCACCTGGAGGATACAGGAGA GAGCACGAGGACCTGTTCTTCAGGGCCTTGTGTCTGTGCCACACggtgcaggtgaaggaggaggagacggtggaCGGCATCAAGAGGGGCATCCACCAGGGCCGGCCCACCTCCTTCTACATCTCCTCCTCGCCGGACGAGGTCGCCTTGGTGGAGGGAATGAAAAG GCTGGGTTATACCTATCTGAGGCTGAAAGACAGCTACATGGagatcctcaacaaagacgaCGAGATTGAAAG GTTTGAGCTGCTCCACGTCCTGAACTTTGACTCcgtgaggaggagaatgagcgTCATCGTCAGGTCAAGCTCAG GTGAATACCTGCTCTTCTGCAAAGGCGCAGACTCGTCCATCTTTCCACGAGTGGTGTCTGGGAAGTTGGAGCAAGTCAAAGCTCGGGTGGAGCAGAATGCTGTA GAGGGGCTCAGGACGCTCTGCGTGGCCTATCGGAGGTTGTCGGTGTCGGAGTACGAGGAGGCCTGTCATCACCTGACGGAAGCCAAGCTCGCCCTGCAGGACAGGGAGCAGAGGCTGGCGCACGCCTATGACATCATCGAGAGGGACTTTGTGCTTCTGGGCGCCACGGCGGTGGAGGACAG GCTCCAGGAGAAAGCTGCCGACACCATTGAATCACTGCACAAGGCTGGGATGAAAGTTTGGGTCCTGACAGGAGACAAGATGGAGACGGCCGCAGCAACCTGCTACGCCAGCAAGCTGTTCCGTCGCAGCACACAGATCCTGGAGCTGACGAAGAAACGCACGGAGGAGCAGAGTCTGCACGACGTTCTCTTTGAACTCAACAGGACTGTTTTGAGACAGCGCTCCATTTCTGG GTTGTCTGTGGACTGCCTGGACTTTGGCCTGATCATCGATGGAGCCACTCTGTCTGCAGTGTTGAAGGCCAACCAGgaaggcgccggcgccggcaaCTACAGGGAAATCTTCCTGGAGATCTGTCGCAACTGCAGCGCGGTGCTGTGCTGCCGCATGGCGCCGCTGCAGAAGGCGCAG atcgTGAAGCTGATCAAAGCATCAAAGGAGCACCCCATAACCCTCGCCATCGGCGACGGAGCCAACGACGTCAGCATGATCTTGGAAGCGCACGTGGGCATCG GCATCATGGGTAAAGAAGGTCGACAGGCCGCGAGAAACAGCGACTACGCCATCCCCAAGTTCAAGCACCTGAAGAAGATGCTTCTTGTTCACGGCCACTACTACTACATCCGAATCGCTGAGCTTGTTCAATACTTCTTCTACAAG AACGTGTGCTTCATCTTCCctcagttcctgtatcagttcTTCTGTGGCTTTTCCCAGCAG CCTCTGTACGACACCGCCTACCTGACACTGTACAACATCAGCTTCACCTCGCTGCCCATCCTCCTGTACAGTCTGGTTGAGCAGCACGTCACTATGGAGACGCTGAAGCGGGCGCCCTCCTTGTACAG AGACATAGCGAAGAACTCCCTGCTCCGCTGGCCAGTTTTCCTCTACTGGACGTGCTTGGGGGTGTTTGACGCCGTGATCTTCTTCTTTGGTGcctacttcctgtttgacaaCACCACCTTCACCAGCAACGGCCAG cttatgaccaccaacacacagatg atgTTTGGCAACTGGACCTTTGGGACTCTGGTCTTCACCGTTCTGGTGTTCACCGTTACGCTCAAG CTTGCGTTGGACACGCACCACTGGACCTGGATCAATCACTTCGTCATCTGGGGCTCGCTGCTTTTCTACGTtattttctctctgctctgggGAGGCATCATTTG gccGTTCCTGAACTACCAGCGGATGTACTACGTGTTCATGCAGATGCTGTCCAGCGGTCCCGCCTGGCTCAGCATCATCCTGCTCATTACGGTCAGCTTGCTGCCAGATGTCATTAAGAAGGTCCTCTGCAGGGCCATGTGTCCCACAGCTACTGAACGTGCACAG TCCACGCGCCCGTGCCTTAATGTGGAGCCGTCCACCATCTTCATGCTTTCTCAGTCCTCCAGCAGAATGAGTTTCTGA
- the LOC114846848 gene encoding phospholipid-transporting ATPase IH-like isoform X5, with the protein MDFNRLRSIITRYCVGEESWVDNRTVYIGHKEPPPGAEAYIPQRYPDNRIVSSKYTFWNFIPKNLFEQFRRIANFYFLVIFLVQLIIDTPTSPVTSGLPLFFVITVTAIKQGYEDWLRHKADCSINECPVDVVQRGKVVRTQSHKLRVGDIVVVREDETFPCDLILLSSCRHDGTCYVTTTSLDGESSHKTYYAVPDTMAFRTEQEVDSLHATIECEQPQPDLYKFVGRINIYRDKEEPVARPLGAENLLLRGATLKNTQHVYAVAVYTGMETKMALNYQSKSQKRSAVEKSMNAFLIVYLCILISKAVINTVLKYAWQWSPDRDEPWYNHRTENERQRHVVIRAFTDFLAFMVLFNYIIPVSMYVTVEMQKFLGSYFITWDEEMFDEELGEGAQVNTSDLNEELGQVEYVFTDKTGTLTENNMEFIECCVDGNVYIPHAICNGQILSAASSIDMIDSSPGGYRREHEDLFFRALCLCHTVQVKEEETVDGIKRGIHQGRPTSFYISSSPDEVALVEGMKRLGYTYLRLKDSYMEILNKDDEIERFELLHVLNFDSVRRRMSVIVRSSSGEYLLFCKGADSSIFPRVVSGKLEQVKARVEQNAVEGLRTLCVAYRRLSVSEYEEACHHLTEAKLALQDREQRLAHAYDIIERDFVLLGATAVEDRLQEKAADTIESLHKAGMKVWVLTGDKMETAAATCYASKLFRRSTQILELTKKRTEEQSLHDVLFELNRTVLRQRSISGLSVDCLDFGLIIDGATLSAVLKANQEGAGAGNYREIFLEICRNCSAVLCCRMAPLQKAQIVKLIKASKEHPITLAIGDGANDVSMILEAHVGIGIMGKEGRQAARNSDYAIPKFKHLKKMLLVHGHYYYIRIAELVQYFFYKNVCFIFPQFLYQFFCGFSQQPLYDTAYLTLYNISFTSLPILLYSLVEQHVTMETLKRAPSLYRDIAKNSLLRWPVFLYWTCLGVFDAVIFFFGAYFLFDNTTFTSNGQMFGNWTFGTLVFTVLVFTVTLKLALDTHHWTWINHFVIWGSLLFYVIFSLLWGGIIWPFLNYQRMYYVFMQMLSSGPAWLSIILLITVSLLPDVIKKVLCRAMCPTATERAQSTRPCLNVEPSTIFMLSQSSSRMSF; encoded by the exons GGCTACGAGGACTGGCTCAGGCACAAAGCGGACTGCTCCATAAACGAGTGTCCCGTGGACGTGGTGCAGCGGGGGAAGGTGGTGAGGACGCAGAGTCACAAGCTGCGG GTGGGAGACATCGTCGTGGTGAGAGAGGACGAGACGTTCCCCTGTGACCTCATCCTGCTGTCTTCCTGCCGCCATGATGGGACCTGCTATgtcaccaccaccagcctggACGGAGAGTCCAGTCACAAG ACTTATTATGCTGTACCAGATACCATGGCCTTTAgaacagagcaggaggtggaTTCGCTACATGCAACTATTGAATGTGAACAACCGCAGCCTGACCTCTACAA ATTTGTGGGACGCATCAATATTTATAGGGACAAAGAGGAGCCTGTGGCTCG ACCGCTTGGAGCTGAGAACCTGCTGCTTAGAGGAGCCACCCTGAAGAACACACAACACGTTTATG CTGTTGCAGTCTACACTGGCATGGAGACCAAGATGGCACTAAATTACCAGTCCAAATCTCAAAAGCGCTCCGCCGTAGAAAA GTCGATGAATGCTTTCCTCATAGTGTATCTGTGCATCTTAATAAGCAAAGCAGTGATCAACACTGTTCTGAAGTACGCCTGGCAGTGGTCCCCCGACCGAGACGAGCCCTGGTACAACCACAGAACTGAGAACGAGAGACAGCGCCACGTG GTGATCCGAGCATTCACAGACTTCCTGGCTTTCATGGTCTTGTTTAATTACATCATCCCGGTGTCTATGTATGTGACGGTGGAGATGCAAAAATTCCTTGGCTCCTATTTCATCACCTGGGATGAGGAGATGTTTGACGAGGAGCTGGGAGAGGGAGCCCAGGTCAATACGTCGGATCTTAATGAAGAGCTGGGACAG GTGGAGTATGTGTTTACTGATAAGACCGGCACCCTGACTGAGAACAACATGGAGTTTATTGAATGCTGCGTCGATGGGAACGTCTACATCCCACATGCCATCTGCAACGGCCAGATCCTCAGCGCCGCTTCCAGTATAGACATGATTGACTCCTCACCTGGAGGATACAGGAGA GAGCACGAGGACCTGTTCTTCAGGGCCTTGTGTCTGTGCCACACggtgcaggtgaaggaggaggagacggtggaCGGCATCAAGAGGGGCATCCACCAGGGCCGGCCCACCTCCTTCTACATCTCCTCCTCGCCGGACGAGGTCGCCTTGGTGGAGGGAATGAAAAG GCTGGGTTATACCTATCTGAGGCTGAAAGACAGCTACATGGagatcctcaacaaagacgaCGAGATTGAAAG GTTTGAGCTGCTCCACGTCCTGAACTTTGACTCcgtgaggaggagaatgagcgTCATCGTCAGGTCAAGCTCAG GTGAATACCTGCTCTTCTGCAAAGGCGCAGACTCGTCCATCTTTCCACGAGTGGTGTCTGGGAAGTTGGAGCAAGTCAAAGCTCGGGTGGAGCAGAATGCTGTA GAGGGGCTCAGGACGCTCTGCGTGGCCTATCGGAGGTTGTCGGTGTCGGAGTACGAGGAGGCCTGTCATCACCTGACGGAAGCCAAGCTCGCCCTGCAGGACAGGGAGCAGAGGCTGGCGCACGCCTATGACATCATCGAGAGGGACTTTGTGCTTCTGGGCGCCACGGCGGTGGAGGACAG GCTCCAGGAGAAAGCTGCCGACACCATTGAATCACTGCACAAGGCTGGGATGAAAGTTTGGGTCCTGACAGGAGACAAGATGGAGACGGCCGCAGCAACCTGCTACGCCAGCAAGCTGTTCCGTCGCAGCACACAGATCCTGGAGCTGACGAAGAAACGCACGGAGGAGCAGAGTCTGCACGACGTTCTCTTTGAACTCAACAGGACTGTTTTGAGACAGCGCTCCATTTCTGG GTTGTCTGTGGACTGCCTGGACTTTGGCCTGATCATCGATGGAGCCACTCTGTCTGCAGTGTTGAAGGCCAACCAGgaaggcgccggcgccggcaaCTACAGGGAAATCTTCCTGGAGATCTGTCGCAACTGCAGCGCGGTGCTGTGCTGCCGCATGGCGCCGCTGCAGAAGGCGCAG atcgTGAAGCTGATCAAAGCATCAAAGGAGCACCCCATAACCCTCGCCATCGGCGACGGAGCCAACGACGTCAGCATGATCTTGGAAGCGCACGTGGGCATCG GCATCATGGGTAAAGAAGGTCGACAGGCCGCGAGAAACAGCGACTACGCCATCCCCAAGTTCAAGCACCTGAAGAAGATGCTTCTTGTTCACGGCCACTACTACTACATCCGAATCGCTGAGCTTGTTCAATACTTCTTCTACAAG AACGTGTGCTTCATCTTCCctcagttcctgtatcagttcTTCTGTGGCTTTTCCCAGCAG CCTCTGTACGACACCGCCTACCTGACACTGTACAACATCAGCTTCACCTCGCTGCCCATCCTCCTGTACAGTCTGGTTGAGCAGCACGTCACTATGGAGACGCTGAAGCGGGCGCCCTCCTTGTACAG AGACATAGCGAAGAACTCCCTGCTCCGCTGGCCAGTTTTCCTCTACTGGACGTGCTTGGGGGTGTTTGACGCCGTGATCTTCTTCTTTGGTGcctacttcctgtttgacaaCACCACCTTCACCAGCAACGGCCAG atgTTTGGCAACTGGACCTTTGGGACTCTGGTCTTCACCGTTCTGGTGTTCACCGTTACGCTCAAG CTTGCGTTGGACACGCACCACTGGACCTGGATCAATCACTTCGTCATCTGGGGCTCGCTGCTTTTCTACGTtattttctctctgctctgggGAGGCATCATTTG gccGTTCCTGAACTACCAGCGGATGTACTACGTGTTCATGCAGATGCTGTCCAGCGGTCCCGCCTGGCTCAGCATCATCCTGCTCATTACGGTCAGCTTGCTGCCAGATGTCATTAAGAAGGTCCTCTGCAGGGCCATGTGTCCCACAGCTACTGAACGTGCACAG TCCACGCGCCCGTGCCTTAATGTGGAGCCGTCCACCATCTTCATGCTTTCTCAGTCCTCCAGCAGAATGAGTTTCTGA